From the Takifugu rubripes unplaced genomic scaffold, fTakRub1.2, whole genome shotgun sequence genome, the window TTCTCTATGAGGAAATGGTTGTAGCTGTAATAGGTGCAGAGATCCTTCTTCAGCAGAGACATgtactctcctctctctttcccctcctccctctttgtTGAGAAATTGCAGAGGACATCGATGTTGTCCTTTATTCTTTGATGAATCATCTTCAGGTCTACTTGCAGGATGCCTTGAAGGCGGATTGAAAAACAAAGTAATGACTAACACTTCTTTTATTTGGTATTTAAAAAGGAGATATAATTCTCACCTTCTTTCTCACATTCTTCTAGTCCTGGTAACCTAAACTGATCCATGTCTTCGTCCATGTTGGCCTGTACTGTGTCTTCATTCTCACTGTCACCATCGGATTTTTCATGACTTTCGTCATCGCTGTCATCTtcgtcatcctcatcctcactcaTCAAGCCCATGGATTCCTtcagcttttttccctttttggctGCTCGTTCAATGGGAAGAAGCTAAACAATGAAGGAGACAAAAAGAtttgattttcatatttttccaCATTAGCAATATCTTAACTTTGAGAAGCAAGAATGTTTAGTCTTGGGATGGACATCAACGAGATTTATTAGGAAAAACAGTGACTGTCAAGAACTGCTGTACTCACTTCCTCTCcatcactttcttcttcttctgctgcttcttcatcAAGAGTTCCATAGTCATCAACCAttgtttcatcatcatcatcatcatcatcatcatcctcctcctcatcgtcatccttgccgtcatcatcatcatcatcttctttcaATGCTGTTTTGGCATTCTTCTGTGgcttctctttccctcccttctTCTGTGATAGTGGctgcttctccccctcttcctcctcatcttcctcttcctcccagtgCTCATCACTGTCATCCTCACTTGGTGGTTCTTCCATTTTGCGCTTCCTCTTTGCTGGTTTTAACCATTTACTGTTCTCATCAGTAAATCCTGAAGGGgaaaaatcctttaaaactgtttctgatatgatgaagtgtgtgtgtttattagaATAAACACAGCACGGCAGTCTACAAATGGCTTCAAAGGGTTCCATCGTAACAATCTTATCAATgataaaaatccaaatgaaacaCATTAATTTCATAGCCACTCCTGCATTAAGATATAGAGAAACACTGATGTGGTTACCTTTCTTTGGCTGTTCCTTGAATGCATCTTTGGTTTGTTGCAAATTCTGCCCTCTTTTAACAGCTCTAAACAATGACACATAATTTAACAACTCAAGGAAAATTAGTCCTTTTTACAGTCAGTCAATCAAACTCTTACCGTTTCCTGGATCTACTCGACAGTCGTTTTGGTCCAGTCTcctctgtggggaaaaaagaataagaTGAGGAAACCCTGGTTGAATTTGTGGTAGATGTTTAGAAATTAGTGACTTTAGACATAGTTCATATAAAGCTGACATAATCACCATCAGCGATAAATTTGGCCAACTCAGTTTCTGCTCCTTGCTGCTTTTTGGCTTTCTTTCCCGGCCCTCTCTTGACCTTATTGGCAGGATCCAACTTCCGACCCATGACTCAAAAAATAACctggaaatggaaagaaaatcaaacatcTATTTTCCATGTGCAATGACAATCAAGTTGAATTCTAAATCTATACGGCACTAAGTACAGATATAATTGGGGATGCTAATTGTAAAGCTATAATAGCGGTTAAATTTTCAATTTTCATAGAGACAAATATTCTTTGCTGGAAAGTCCAAGAGACAAAAAagaattatattttttttataggtAATCAAGGacaataaaatcaaatactTAAACGTGTCTGACGTGTACAAGTATTGTAACAATTCCAGTGAGAAGCGGATTCATCGAAGCATGAACTATTGCAAACTTAAGATAATGCAGAGCAATTAAAGGCTTTTTTGGTGACTAAAGACCGAAGGAAAAGCTGCTCGGGACAGTATTTCACACTTTGGATTCTTCAACATCCGTGACGTCTCCTAAATGTAAGATTATTGAATTTATTGATCAATACAATTCAACAAAGCGTATGCGGTAAAAACAGGTGATTCACGGACTCACCGATTATGCTGTTTCTATATGTAACAAATCCTGAATGCGCGATTTAACATAAAACGTCCACACGTGAATTCTCGTTCCACACGTTGTGGAAGAACATCCGGCGCATATTGATGACGACAGACGACGCGTGCGCTGCGCAATCAGTTCACAGATACAGCTTTAAAAACTAAAAGACTATACCAATGGTATCGAAACACCACCAACATTGTACTTAATAAAGTAAGAGTGAAATAAAGTAAAACGTGTCCGTTTTGTCAAATAACAACTAAAATCGAATATGACGCACAACACCTGCGACAGTACATATTAAAATAGCAATGGCGGATTCAAGCGAGAAGAAGCGTGGTCTTGAACATTTGGATGAATATGAACCAAAACCTGCGAAACATCTTCGCAGTCTGCACGATCGCATGGCAGAGAGACGACTGGTTGTTATTCTGGAGGGAGCATCGTTAGAAACAGTAAAGGTAAAACACCACAGCTCTTATTTTGGGTTTCTGTCATGTTGCCCCTTCCTACTGCAACTGAAGTCATATCCGTGACAACATATCTACAATAGAGTAACAAATTTAATCATTTAGtgttatatactgtacattttcTGTGTCTTCGAGGTCGGGAAAACTTTTGAACTGTTAAACTGTGACCAGCACAAAAATATAATCGTCAAGAATGGAAGGAATCCAGGCAACATTAGACCAGATATCACCCATCAGGTACGTCCAGATGAATTCTTCAGACATTATttgccatttttaatttaaaaatgtccTAGCTATAAAGAATTATTTAATGAAAATACACATGTCAcacatgcatttaaaaacaattagTTGAGCCTGCAATTTATAAGTGACAAACATGTTTGACTCTATATGTTTGATAGTCGAGTATTTGGATTATAATTTAACATCTCTTTTTACTAGTCTCTGCTCATGTTGATGGACAGTCCACTGAACAGGGCAGGACTGTTGCAGGTCTATGTTCACACTGAGAAAAATGCCTTAATAGAGATCAACCCACAGACCCGCATTCCAAGAACCTTCACCCGCTTCTGTGGTCTTATGGGTAAACCACCACCATTTATTATGTCTCTGTATAGGCATACAGTAtatgcatgttttctttttctacaCCAAGTAAATATGAGTTCGTTTTTATCAGAATTCTATGCTTAAATTATTACCTCAAATGAATTGTATCATATCTAAAAATCCAATCCTGTTGTTCACTTTcagttcagctgctccacaagctgagtgtcagagctgctgatggTCCTCAGAAGCTTCTGAGGATGATTAAAAACCCAGTGTCTGACCACCTTCCTCCGGGCTGCCCACGCATTggcacctccttctcctcaggaGAGGCTGTTTGCCCCCGTACTTTAGTGCCAGAGGGTCCCGCTGCAGTGGTGATCGGAGCGTTCGCACATGGGGCGGTGAGGGAACAGCTGGTTGGGGGACCACAGTGAGGATCATTAAAGCAAcactaatctctctctctctcgctcttttaGGTGAACGTGGACTACACAGAGAAGACTGTGTCCATCAGTAATTACCCCCTCTCTGCAGCACTGACCTGTGCAAAGATTTGTTCTGCTTTTGAAGAAGTCTGGGGGGTTTTGTGACGAGGCGGACATTCTTTCAGCATTCTAAAGAACAAATGGACATTTTTACATGGACTGAAAATGGATataatgtggggggggggatgttgaggctgaggacTATAAAACATGTTCTCACACTGCATATGTGTACTCATGTGGTGCAAAGgtattttttcttgttttaatcAAGAAGGAAAGTAACATGTTGGTGTGAATATATCGATAATATATTTCACCTACTAAAAATATTTTGATACACCAAAAGATTTAAAATATCacttgtttctgtgttttcaccATGAAATAAGACACAATTTTAAGACATGTTTGAACA encodes:
- the LOC101066424 gene encoding ribosomal RNA small subunit methyltransferase NEP1; amino-acid sequence: MADSSEKKRGLEHLDEYEPKPAKHLRSLHDRMAERRLVVILEGASLETVKVGKTFELLNCDQHKNIIVKNGRNPGNIRPDITHQSLLMLMDSPLNRAGLLQVYVHTEKNALIEINPQTRIPRTFTRFCGLMVQLLHKLSVRAADGPQKLLRMIKNPVSDHLPPGCPRIGTSFSSGEAVCPRTLVPEGPAAVVIGAFAHGAVNVDYTEKTVSISNYPLSAALTCAKICSAFEEVWGVL